The Xanthomonas sp. DAR 34887 genome has a segment encoding these proteins:
- a CDS encoding Na+/H+ antiporter has protein sequence MHSIEVVLAMLLAVVASGYLVRLLPFSLPLPLVQIGLGAVIAGVFKKGYALEPELFFLLFLPPLLFLDGWRIPKQGLFRDKGAILELALGLVVFTVVGAGFLIHWMIPAMPLAVAFALAAVVSPTDPIAVSSIAARAPIPKRLMHILEGESLLNDASGLVCFQFAVAAAMTGAFSLADASLTFLWVALVGVASGVGVTLGASLAQRWIWRQVGEEPGAAILVNLLLPFAAYLLAEAINASGILAAVAAGISMSYVELSGRAPGSMRVQRSAVWDMVQFTLNGIMFVLLGEQLPGIVQGAVHNIDEAGHLNPWWLLGYALAIYLGLLLLRFVWVWLSLRWNLLKARRRGEARLSPPWRIVVAASLAGVRGAITLAGVLTLPLLLPNGTAFPARDLVIFLASAVIVTSLLVASVALPRLLRGLELPEEPTDRLEEDLARRESSRAALAAVEKLRQRLVHDSEHADLYNEAAIRVSALYQRHLDHGEVMESDPEEARRLDDVLRQLRHAGLQAERQELFKLTRQRKISDEIARRLIRNLDLLEARRKN, from the coding sequence ATGCATTCGATCGAAGTGGTGTTGGCGATGTTGCTGGCGGTGGTGGCCAGCGGCTATCTGGTGCGCCTGTTGCCGTTCTCGCTGCCGTTGCCGCTGGTGCAGATCGGCCTGGGCGCGGTCATCGCCGGGGTGTTCAAGAAGGGCTATGCGCTGGAGCCGGAGCTGTTCTTCCTGCTGTTCCTGCCGCCGCTGCTGTTCCTGGACGGTTGGCGCATTCCCAAGCAAGGCCTGTTCCGCGACAAGGGCGCGATCCTGGAGCTGGCGCTGGGGCTGGTGGTGTTCACCGTGGTCGGCGCCGGTTTCCTGATCCACTGGATGATTCCGGCGATGCCGCTGGCGGTGGCGTTCGCGCTGGCCGCGGTGGTGTCGCCGACCGATCCGATCGCGGTGTCCTCGATCGCGGCGCGGGCGCCGATCCCGAAGCGGCTGATGCACATCCTGGAGGGCGAATCGCTGCTCAACGATGCGTCGGGCCTGGTCTGCTTCCAGTTCGCGGTGGCCGCGGCGATGACCGGCGCGTTCTCGTTGGCCGACGCCTCGCTGACCTTCCTGTGGGTGGCGCTGGTCGGCGTGGCCTCCGGCGTCGGCGTGACCCTGGGCGCGAGCCTGGCGCAGCGCTGGATCTGGCGCCAGGTGGGCGAGGAGCCCGGCGCGGCGATCCTTGTCAACCTGTTGCTGCCGTTCGCCGCATACCTGCTGGCCGAGGCGATCAACGCCTCCGGCATTCTCGCCGCGGTCGCCGCCGGCATCAGCATGAGCTACGTGGAACTGAGCGGCCGCGCCCCGGGCAGCATGCGCGTGCAACGCTCGGCGGTGTGGGACATGGTCCAGTTCACCCTCAACGGCATCATGTTCGTGCTGCTCGGCGAGCAGTTGCCGGGGATCGTGCAGGGCGCGGTGCACAACATCGACGAGGCCGGGCACCTCAATCCGTGGTGGCTGCTGGGCTATGCGCTGGCGATCTATCTCGGCCTGCTGTTGCTGCGCTTCGTGTGGGTGTGGCTGTCGCTGCGCTGGAACCTGCTCAAGGCGCGGCGACGCGGCGAGGCGCGTCTCAGCCCACCATGGCGGATCGTGGTGGCGGCGTCGCTGGCCGGCGTGCGCGGCGCGATCACCCTGGCCGGCGTGCTGACCTTGCCGCTGTTGCTGCCCAACGGCACCGCGTTCCCGGCGCGCGATCTGGTGATCTTCCTGGCCAGCGCAGTGATCGTCACCTCGCTGCTGGTCGCCAGCGTGGCGCTACCGCGGCTGCTGCGCGGCCTGGAGCTGCCGGAGGAACCGACCGACCGCCTGGAGGAGGACCTGGCCCGGCGCGAATCCTCGCGCGCGGCGCTGGCGGCGGTGGAGAAGCTGCGCCAACGGCTGGTCCACGACAGCGAACATGCCGACCTCTACAACGAGGCGGCGATCCGGGTCAGCGCCCTGTACCAGCGCCACCTCGACCATGGCGAGGTGATGGAGAGCGATCCGGAAGAGGCGCGGCGGCTGGACGACGTGCTGCGCCAGCTGCGCCACGCCGGCCTGCAGGCCGAACGCCAGGAGCTGTTCAAGCTGACCCGCCAGCGCAAGATCTCCGACGAGATCGCGCGCAGGCTGATCCGCAATCTGGATCTGCTGGAGGCGCGGCGGAAGAATTGA
- a CDS encoding UdgX family uracil-DNA binding protein (This protein belongs to the uracil DNA glycosylase superfamily, members of which act in excision repair of DNA. However, it belongs more specifically to UdgX branch, whose founding member was found to bind uracil in DNA (where it does not belong), without cleaving it, appears to promote DNA repair by a pathway involving RecA, rather than base excision.) yields MFRAEVVPGWSLEAWRVAARAAWCAQVAPESVLWEGDAQGGLLAGTDVVGLPATVAAPRVSAEFLALAGAALCHRDPQRHALLYRLLWRIGSGERALLQQATDADMHRAQQWAQAVRRDSHKMKAFVRFREVPGEEEAFVAWFEPEHHIVDRIAPFFARRFAGMRWAILTPYRSVRWDGAALQFGAGAQRADAPADDAQDALWRTYYANIFNPARLNPDMMRQEMPQKYWKNLPETQLLPGLIRDAGQRVREMAERAPEPVRRRIPAPPPPAAIEADDSLDALRAAARECRRCPLWQPATQTVFGEGPRDAAVMVVGEQPGDEEDLSGRPFVGPAGRLFDRALHELGIARAGLYVTNAVKHFRFEQRGKARLHRNPERAQVEACRFWLAGELARVRPRVVLCLGATAARAVLGNGFALMAQRGQWQALADGSRALATVHPSWVLRQRGGEAGAAAYRGFVDDLRRLAQAGETPRVVNPDSGR; encoded by the coding sequence GTGTTTCGGGCTGAGGTGGTGCCGGGGTGGAGTCTGGAGGCGTGGCGGGTGGCGGCGCGGGCGGCGTGGTGTGCGCAGGTGGCGCCGGAGTCGGTGCTCTGGGAGGGGGATGCGCAGGGTGGGTTGCTGGCCGGGACCGATGTGGTTGGGTTGCCGGCTACGGTGGCGGCGCCGCGGGTTTCGGCGGAGTTCCTGGCGTTGGCGGGGGCGGCGCTGTGCCATCGCGATCCGCAGCGGCATGCGTTGCTGTATCGGTTGTTGTGGCGGATCGGGTCGGGCGAGCGTGCGCTGTTGCAGCAGGCCACCGATGCCGATATGCACCGGGCGCAGCAGTGGGCGCAGGCGGTGCGCCGCGACAGCCACAAGATGAAGGCGTTCGTGCGTTTCCGCGAGGTGCCGGGCGAGGAGGAGGCGTTCGTCGCCTGGTTCGAGCCGGAACACCACATCGTCGATCGCATCGCGCCGTTCTTCGCGCGCCGTTTCGCCGGCATGCGCTGGGCGATCCTGACCCCGTACCGCAGCGTGCGCTGGGACGGTGCGGCGCTGCAGTTCGGCGCCGGCGCGCAGCGCGCCGATGCGCCGGCCGACGATGCGCAGGATGCGCTGTGGCGCACCTACTACGCCAACATCTTCAATCCGGCGCGGCTCAACCCGGACATGATGCGTCAGGAGATGCCGCAGAAGTACTGGAAGAACCTGCCGGAGACGCAGCTGCTGCCGGGCCTGATCCGCGATGCCGGGCAGCGCGTGCGCGAGATGGCCGAGCGCGCGCCGGAGCCGGTGCGCCGGCGCATTCCCGCGCCGCCGCCGCCGGCCGCGATCGAGGCCGATGACAGCCTCGATGCGCTGCGCGCGGCGGCGCGCGAGTGCCGGCGTTGCCCGCTGTGGCAGCCGGCCACGCAGACCGTGTTCGGCGAGGGACCGCGCGATGCGGCGGTGATGGTGGTGGGCGAGCAGCCCGGCGACGAGGAGGACCTGAGCGGGCGGCCGTTCGTCGGCCCGGCCGGGCGCCTGTTCGATCGCGCGCTGCACGAACTCGGCATCGCCCGCGCCGGGCTGTACGTGACCAATGCGGTCAAGCATTTCCGCTTCGAGCAACGCGGCAAGGCGCGGCTGCACCGCAACCCGGAACGTGCGCAGGTGGAGGCCTGCCGCTTCTGGCTGGCCGGCGAACTGGCGCGGGTGCGCCCGCGCGTGGTGCTGTGCCTGGGCGCCACCGCCGCGCGCGCGGTGCTCGGCAACGGCTTTGCGCTGATGGCGCAGCGCGGGCAGTGGCAGGCGCTGGCCGACGGCAGCCGCGCGCTCGCCACCGTGCATCCGTCGTGGGTGCTGCGCCAGCGCGGCGGCGAGGCCGGTGCGGCGGCCTATCGTGGCTTCGTCGATGATCTGCGCCGGCTGGCGCAGGCCGGGGAGACGCCGCGCGTCGTGAATCCGGACTCGGGCCGCTGA
- a CDS encoding DUF3297 family protein, translating to MSDTPPDHLAISPQSPFHDAEALARGVGIRFNGVERDNVEEYSVSEGWIRVQVGKARDRRGNPMTMKIKGAVEAYYLETN from the coding sequence ATGAGCGATACCCCTCCCGATCACCTGGCGATCAGCCCGCAGAGCCCCTTCCACGACGCCGAGGCGCTGGCGCGCGGCGTCGGTATCCGCTTCAACGGCGTGGAGCGCGACAACGTGGAGGAGTATTCGGTCAGCGAAGGCTGGATCCGCGTGCAGGTCGGCAAGGCGCGCGACCGCCGCGGCAATCCGATGACGATGAAGATCAAGGGCGCGGTCGAGGCCTACTACCTCGAAACCAACTGA
- a CDS encoding ABC transporter ATP-binding protein has protein sequence MSPIISIQQLTKTYAGGFQALKGIDLDIQRGEIFALLGPNGAGKTTLISVVCGLVNPSSGTVLADGHDIVRDYRAARAKIGLVPQELATDAFETVWATVRFSRGLFGKPKNPAYLEQVLRDLSLWDKRDSKISTLSGGMKRRVLIAKALAHEPSILFLDEPTAGVDVELRHDMWQMVRRLREQGTTIILTTHYIEEAEDMADRVGVINRGELVLVEDKRTLMRKLGKKQLALTLQAPLSALPAALAAQPLELSADGAVLTYTYDVQAEQTGIGSLLRQLEEQGMEIKDLHSSESSLEEIFVNLVRPAAARAEARA, from the coding sequence GTGTCGCCGATCATTTCCATCCAGCAGCTCACCAAGACCTACGCCGGCGGTTTTCAGGCGTTGAAAGGCATCGACCTGGACATCCAGCGCGGCGAGATCTTCGCCCTGCTCGGTCCCAACGGCGCCGGCAAGACCACGCTGATCAGCGTGGTCTGCGGCCTGGTCAATCCCAGCTCCGGCACCGTGCTGGCCGACGGCCACGACATCGTGCGCGACTACCGCGCCGCGCGCGCCAAGATCGGTCTAGTGCCGCAGGAACTGGCCACCGATGCGTTCGAGACGGTGTGGGCGACGGTACGCTTCAGCCGCGGCCTGTTCGGCAAGCCGAAGAATCCCGCCTATCTGGAGCAGGTGCTGCGCGACCTGTCGCTGTGGGACAAGCGCGACAGCAAGATCTCCACCCTGTCCGGCGGCATGAAACGGCGCGTGCTGATCGCCAAGGCGCTGGCACACGAGCCGAGCATCCTGTTCCTGGACGAACCCACCGCCGGCGTGGACGTGGAGCTGCGCCACGACATGTGGCAGATGGTGCGGCGCCTGCGCGAGCAGGGCACCACCATCATCCTGACCACGCACTACATCGAGGAAGCCGAGGACATGGCCGACCGGGTCGGGGTGATCAACCGCGGCGAATTGGTGCTGGTGGAGGACAAGCGCACGCTGATGCGCAAGCTCGGCAAGAAGCAGCTGGCGCTGACCCTGCAGGCGCCGCTGTCGGCGCTGCCCGCGGCGCTGGCCGCGCAGCCGCTGGAACTGTCCGCCGACGGCGCCGTGCTGACCTACACCTACGACGTGCAGGCCGAGCAGACCGGCATCGGCAGCCTGCTGCGGCAGCTGGAGGAGCAAGGCATGGAGATCAAGGACCTGCATTCCAGCGAAAGCTCGCTCGAGGAGATCTTCGTCAACCTGGTGCGCCCGGCTGCCGCCCGCGCGGAGGCGCGCGCATGA
- the motB gene encoding flagellar motor protein MotB, whose translation MPEAKATVVIRRVKKVQGGGHHGGAWKVAFADFVTAMMAFFLVLWLVAATTKEQRMAISEYFRNPSPLEGKSPAPSPGMAGPGGASTSMIKLGGSADIQRGNNKDPFGSKSLAGDTESKTAQREKEKQRLETLMQDLKEAIDKSQALEPFKDQLLLDLTPDGLRIQIVDKENRPMFDIGSAVLKPYTRDILHELSGFINEVPNHISITGHTDVTQYSGKNGYSNWELSADRANAARRELVAGGMGDDKVSRVVGLSSSVLFDKQNPDNPINRRISIVVMTKDAEDAALAGSDHAVALGQRQSDADTKVPDLSAGAAAASAPVGGTTAATTATPPANAAAPAASVAKPATVTIAPPRTTSPEVAADAAREAIRAVNSVTGNAPRSGATPSTATAANSESPAQR comes from the coding sequence ATGCCCGAAGCCAAAGCTACCGTCGTCATCCGCCGGGTCAAGAAAGTCCAGGGCGGCGGCCATCATGGCGGCGCCTGGAAGGTGGCGTTCGCCGACTTCGTGACCGCGATGATGGCGTTCTTCCTGGTGCTGTGGCTGGTCGCGGCCACCACCAAGGAACAGCGCATGGCGATCTCCGAATACTTCCGCAATCCCAGCCCGCTGGAGGGCAAGAGTCCTGCGCCGAGCCCAGGCATGGCCGGACCCGGCGGCGCCAGCACCTCGATGATCAAGCTCGGCGGCAGCGCGGACATCCAGCGCGGCAACAACAAGGATCCGTTCGGCAGCAAGAGCCTGGCGGGCGACACGGAAAGCAAGACGGCGCAACGCGAGAAGGAAAAGCAGCGCCTGGAAACGCTGATGCAGGACCTGAAGGAAGCGATCGACAAGAGCCAGGCACTGGAACCGTTCAAGGACCAGCTGTTGCTGGACCTGACGCCGGACGGCCTGCGCATCCAGATCGTGGACAAGGAGAACCGGCCGATGTTCGACATCGGCAGCGCGGTGCTCAAGCCCTACACCCGCGACATCCTGCACGAGCTGTCCGGCTTCATCAACGAAGTGCCCAACCACATCAGCATCACCGGCCACACCGACGTCACCCAGTACAGCGGCAAGAACGGCTACAGCAACTGGGAGCTGAGCGCGGACCGCGCCAATGCGGCGCGGCGCGAGTTGGTCGCCGGCGGCATGGGCGATGACAAGGTGTCGCGCGTGGTCGGCCTGTCGTCCTCGGTCCTGTTCGACAAGCAGAATCCGGATAACCCGATCAACCGCCGCATCAGCATCGTGGTGATGACCAAGGACGCCGAGGATGCGGCGCTGGCCGGCAGCGATCACGCCGTGGCGCTGGGCCAGCGTCAGAGCGATGCCGACACCAAGGTGCCGGACCTGAGCGCTGGCGCCGCCGCTGCCTCGGCGCCGGTCGGGGGGACGACTGCGGCGACGACTGCGACTCCGCCAGCGAATGCCGCTGCGCCGGCGGCAAGCGTCGCCAAGCCGGCGACGGTGACGATCGCGCCGCCACGCACCACCTCGCCGGAGGTCGCGGCCGACGCCGCCCGCGAAGCGATCCGCGCGGTCAACAGCGTCACCGGCAACGCGCCCCGCAGCGGTGCCACGCCGTCGACGGCAACGGCCGCTAACAGCGAGAGTCCAGCGCAACGCTGA
- a CDS encoding DODA-type extradiol aromatic ring-opening family dioxygenase: MSRLPSLYISHGSPMTALDPGLVGVRLAELAATLPRPRAIVVASAHWLGRRPMVGAAAQPQTIHDFGGFPRALHEMQYPAPGAPALAREVAERLERAGLQPYVDERRGLDHGVWVPLSLLYPQADVPVLPLSIQPELGPAHQLAMGRALAPLRDDGVLLVGSGSITHNLHDFGRYAEGKDAPYVRPFIEWVEQALLREDLPALLDYRRQAPFAERAHPTDEHWLPIYFAMGAAGEQGLGAQRIDAGIDAGMIAMDLYRFDGGAQRLAA; the protein is encoded by the coding sequence ATGTCCCGTCTGCCTTCGCTCTATATCTCGCATGGTTCGCCGATGACCGCGCTGGATCCGGGCCTGGTGGGCGTGCGCCTGGCCGAACTGGCGGCGACGCTGCCGCGTCCGCGCGCGATCGTGGTGGCATCGGCGCACTGGCTCGGACGGCGGCCGATGGTCGGCGCGGCGGCGCAGCCGCAGACCATCCACGACTTCGGCGGCTTCCCGCGCGCGCTGCACGAGATGCAGTATCCGGCGCCGGGCGCGCCGGCGCTGGCGCGCGAGGTCGCCGAACGGCTCGAGCGCGCAGGCCTGCAGCCCTACGTGGACGAACGCCGCGGGCTGGACCATGGCGTGTGGGTGCCGTTGTCGCTGCTGTACCCGCAGGCCGACGTCCCGGTGCTGCCGCTGTCGATCCAGCCGGAACTGGGCCCCGCGCACCAGCTGGCGATGGGCCGCGCGCTGGCACCGCTGCGCGACGACGGCGTGCTGCTGGTCGGCTCGGGCAGCATCACCCACAATTTGCACGACTTCGGCCGCTACGCCGAAGGCAAGGATGCGCCGTACGTGCGCCCGTTCATCGAGTGGGTGGAACAGGCCTTGTTGCGCGAGGATCTGCCGGCCTTGCTCGATTACCGCCGGCAGGCGCCGTTCGCCGAGCGCGCGCATCCGACCGACGAGCACTGGTTGCCGATCTACTTCGCGATGGGCGCGGCCGGCGAGCAGGGGTTGGGCGCACAGCGCATCGATGCCGGCATCGACGCCGGGATGATCGCGATGGATCTGTACCGCTTCGACGGCGGCGCGCAACGCCTCGCCGCCTGA
- a CDS encoding class I SAM-dependent methyltransferase produces the protein MLSIQDLNRFIDDPTVSDNVTQVWNLIGAHFEQAQAGLPAEQAMERRELSFHDHVRLLGYLCLLLEGIPGDLVEIGVWKGKSLVLMNEISNRQRRVIGMDPFALPNQFEEFNHYRQLLLPNAQFIRGYSEFCAQHFYNMNPEVALLHIDGGHTGRNVLLDFLLYAPSVVTGGFVVFDDYGDHLHSPEVGPAVDLLRATGYFNDFHVLGCAHGFENSYVLQRR, from the coding sequence ATGCTCAGCATCCAAGACCTCAACCGTTTCATCGACGACCCGACGGTGAGCGACAACGTCACCCAGGTCTGGAACCTGATCGGCGCGCATTTCGAGCAGGCCCAGGCCGGCCTGCCGGCCGAACAGGCGATGGAACGGCGCGAACTGTCGTTCCACGATCACGTGCGGCTGCTGGGGTATCTGTGCCTGCTGCTGGAGGGCATCCCCGGCGACCTGGTGGAGATCGGCGTGTGGAAGGGCAAGTCGCTGGTGCTGATGAACGAGATCAGCAATCGCCAGCGCCGCGTCATCGGCATGGATCCGTTTGCCCTGCCGAACCAGTTCGAGGAATTCAATCACTACCGCCAGCTGCTGCTGCCCAATGCGCAGTTCATCCGCGGCTACTCGGAATTCTGCGCCCAGCACTTCTACAACATGAACCCGGAAGTGGCATTGCTGCATATCGACGGCGGCCACACCGGGCGCAACGTGTTGCTGGATTTCCTGCTGTATGCGCCCAGCGTGGTGACCGGCGGGTTCGTGGTGTTCGACGACTACGGCGACCACCTGCACTCGCCGGAAGTCGGCCCCGCGGTCGACCTGCTCAGGGCCACCGGCTATTTCAACGATTTCCATGTCCTGGGCTGCGCGCATGGCTTCGAGAACAGCTACGTGCTGCAGCGGCGCTGA
- a CDS encoding ABC transporter permease, which produces MNLHAIAAIYRFEMARTFRTLTQSIASPVLSTSLYFVVFGAAIGSRMGAIDGISYGAYIIPGLVMLSLLNESVSNASFGIYMPRWAGTIYEVLSAPVAWWEVVIGYVGAAASKSVMLGLLILVTARAFVPYEIAHPLWMFGFLVLTALTFSLFGFIIGIWADGFEKLQVIPLMVVTPLTFLGGSFYSISMLPPLWQKISWFNPVVYLVSGFRWAFFGKADVHIAVSASMTAVFLALCLLVVWAIFRSGYRLKS; this is translated from the coding sequence ATGAACCTGCATGCGATTGCCGCGATCTACCGTTTCGAGATGGCGCGTACCTTCCGCACGCTCACCCAGTCGATCGCCTCGCCGGTGCTGTCGACCTCGCTGTACTTCGTGGTGTTCGGCGCGGCGATCGGCTCGCGCATGGGCGCCATCGACGGCATCAGCTACGGCGCCTACATCATCCCCGGGCTGGTGATGCTGTCGTTGCTCAACGAGAGCGTGTCCAACGCCTCGTTCGGCATCTACATGCCGCGCTGGGCCGGCACCATCTACGAGGTGCTGTCGGCGCCGGTGGCATGGTGGGAGGTGGTGATCGGCTATGTCGGCGCGGCGGCGAGCAAGTCGGTGATGCTGGGCCTTCTGATCCTGGTCACCGCACGCGCGTTCGTGCCGTACGAGATCGCGCATCCGCTGTGGATGTTCGGCTTCCTGGTGCTGACCGCGCTGACCTTCAGCCTGTTCGGCTTCATCATCGGCATCTGGGCCGACGGCTTCGAGAAGCTGCAGGTGATCCCGCTGATGGTGGTGACCCCGCTGACCTTCCTCGGCGGCAGTTTCTACTCGATCAGCATGCTGCCTCCGCTGTGGCAGAAGATCAGCTGGTTCAACCCGGTGGTGTACCTGGTCAGCGGCTTCCGCTGGGCCTTCTTCGGCAAGGCCGACGTGCACATCGCGGTCAGCGCGAGCATGACCGCGGTGTTCCTGGCGCTGTGCCTGCTGGTGGTCTGGGCGATCTTCCGCAGCGGTTACCGGCTCAAGTCCTGA
- a CDS encoding DUF6630 family protein — MPDNSADYEDPDDLSDLDEDDPDTQQGLIWNLLLLINPGDEETALRQFNAYREAAGDMESDGDGWLWTLKDAIDWTSGFYVDGGDSEALIGAINELAARWNLRIDWGGDIDDEDFLGAHDTASLLAVAYDRLREYGYSVWCWDTGGDDRAGWMALSRDDEDMQRLAAILGIDLRPGSDPF; from the coding sequence ATGCCCGACAACAGCGCCGACTACGAAGACCCCGACGACCTCAGCGACCTGGACGAGGACGATCCGGATACCCAGCAGGGCTTGATCTGGAACCTGCTGCTGCTGATCAATCCCGGCGACGAGGAGACCGCGCTGCGCCAGTTCAACGCCTACCGCGAGGCGGCGGGCGACATGGAGAGCGACGGCGACGGCTGGCTGTGGACGCTGAAGGACGCCATCGACTGGACCTCCGGTTTCTACGTGGACGGCGGCGACAGCGAAGCGCTGATCGGCGCGATCAACGAACTGGCCGCGCGCTGGAACCTGCGCATCGACTGGGGCGGCGACATCGACGACGAGGACTTCCTCGGCGCCCACGACACCGCCTCGCTGCTGGCGGTGGCCTACGACCGCCTGCGCGAATACGGCTACAGCGTCTGGTGCTGGGACACCGGCGGCGACGATCGCGCCGGCTGGATGGCGCTCAGCCGCGACGACGAGGACATGCAGCGCCTGGCCGCGATCCTGGGCATCGACCTGCGCCCGGGCAGCGATCCGTTCTAG
- a CDS encoding putative DNA modification/repair radical SAM protein produces the protein MNTLEKLAVLADAAKYDASCASSGADQRHSLRSGGIGSTEGMGICHSYTPDGRCVSLLKILLTNFCVFDCAYCVNRVSSNVRRARFAPAEVVKLTLDFYKRNYIEGLFLSSGIIRNSDYTMEQLVEVARQLREEHRFAGYIHLKTIPDAAPELLAAAGRYADRLSINVELPTEQGLTRLAPEKSVGGIRAAMGELRWRIEESKEARKAERKLSAKPPRFAPAGQSTQMIVGADAADDRAILRTSHNLYGNYRLRRVYYSAFSPIPDASSKLPLQAPPLQREHRLYQADWLLRFYDFSVEEIAPEAASGMLDLDVDPKLAWALRHPERFPVDLNTAAREMLLRVPGLGTRNVERLLLSRRHARLRVGDLARLRMPMKKVLPFVSVLDHHPRQRLDDPQRLRAQLAPAPRQGGLFD, from the coding sequence GTGAATACCCTCGAAAAGCTCGCCGTGCTCGCCGACGCGGCCAAATACGACGCCTCCTGCGCCTCCAGCGGCGCGGACCAGCGCCATTCGTTGCGCAGCGGCGGCATCGGCAGCACCGAGGGCATGGGCATCTGTCATTCGTACACGCCCGATGGCCGCTGCGTGTCGCTGCTGAAGATTCTGCTGACCAATTTCTGCGTGTTCGATTGCGCGTACTGCGTCAATCGCGTGTCCAGCAACGTGCGCCGCGCGCGCTTCGCGCCGGCCGAAGTGGTCAAGCTGACCCTGGACTTCTACAAGCGCAATTACATCGAGGGCCTGTTCCTGTCCAGCGGCATCATCCGCAACAGCGACTACACGATGGAACAGCTGGTGGAAGTGGCGCGACAGCTGCGCGAGGAGCACCGCTTCGCCGGTTACATCCACCTCAAGACCATTCCCGATGCGGCGCCGGAACTGCTGGCCGCGGCCGGCCGCTACGCCGACCGGCTGAGCATCAATGTCGAGCTGCCGACCGAGCAGGGCCTGACCCGGCTGGCGCCGGAGAAGAGCGTCGGCGGCATCCGCGCGGCGATGGGCGAGCTGCGCTGGCGCATCGAGGAAAGCAAGGAGGCGCGCAAGGCCGAGCGCAAGCTCAGCGCCAAGCCGCCGCGCTTCGCGCCGGCCGGGCAGAGCACGCAGATGATCGTCGGCGCGGACGCGGCCGACGACCGCGCGATCCTGCGCACCAGCCACAATCTCTACGGCAATTACCGGCTGCGGCGGGTGTACTACTCCGCGTTCAGTCCGATTCCCGATGCGTCCTCGAAGCTGCCGCTGCAGGCGCCGCCGTTGCAGCGCGAGCATCGTCTGTACCAGGCCGACTGGCTGCTGCGGTTCTACGATTTCTCGGTGGAGGAGATCGCGCCGGAGGCGGCCAGCGGCATGCTCGATCTGGACGTGGATCCGAAGCTGGCCTGGGCGCTGCGGCATCCGGAGCGGTTTCCGGTGGATCTGAATACGGCGGCGCGGGAGATGTTGTTGCGGGTGCCGGGGTTGGGCACGCGCAATGTGGAGCGGTTGTTGTTGTCGCGGCGGCATGCGCGGTTGCGCGTGGGGGATCTGGCGCGGTTGCGGATGCCGATGAAGAAGGTGCTGCCGTTCGTCAGTGTGCTGGATCATCATCCGCGCCAGCGTTTGGACGATCCGCAGCGGTTGCGGGCGCAGTTGGCGCCGGCGCCGCGGCAGGGTGGGTTGTTTGATTGA
- a CDS encoding DUF4031 domain-containing protein — translation MAVYIDDAVHPWRGQRWGHLLADTLDELHAMAARLGIPRRAFQNKLSGAHYDVPAALRDEAIRLGAVPVSRHTDRALMKALIRQARAQARGEAD, via the coding sequence ATGGCGGTCTACATCGACGATGCGGTGCATCCCTGGCGCGGCCAGCGCTGGGGACACCTGCTTGCCGATACGCTCGACGAGCTGCATGCGATGGCGGCGCGGCTGGGCATTCCCCGTCGCGCGTTCCAGAACAAGCTCAGCGGCGCGCACTACGACGTGCCCGCCGCCTTGCGCGACGAAGCGATCCGCCTTGGCGCGGTGCCGGTGTCGCGGCATACCGATCGTGCGTTGATGAAGGCGCTGATCCGCCAGGCGCGTGCGCAGGCGCGCGGCGAGGCCGATTGA